Sequence from the Spirochaetae bacterium HGW-Spirochaetae-1 genome:
ACTTTCACGAATAAGCAGCATGAGTTTCTGAATGGAATAAGGCTTATGCATAAAGATCACCCGGCCATTCATGTTATCCAGCAAGCTCATGTCCCTGTCAGTATACCCTGACATCATAATGACCCTGGAAAAGGGAAACAGCCGGAGATATTCACCAGTCAGTTCAAGTCCGTCCATCTCCGGCATGATCATATCCGTAAGAAGAAGATCGGGCTTCAAACCCTTCTCGCTGATAAGGGACAGGGCCTCACATCCATTGCCTGCGCTGTAGACACTGTAACCATGCTCAGCCAGGACCGCTTCCGTAAAGCTGCGGACATTGATGTCATCCTCGACAAGGAGAACGCATTCATTTCCCGATAGAGAGGGTTCCTCTTTCGGTACATCTTTTTTATCGGTGATCACCTCATTACATACAGGCAGGCAGACCGTGAAGGTGCTCCCTTCTCCCTGTTTGCTGTTCACATTTATGCATCCCCGGTGCTGCCGTACTATGGCATACACGATAGACAGTCCAAGCCCCGTTCCTTTGCCCGAACTTTTCGTGGTATAAAAAGGTTCGAAGATGCTGCCAATCATATTTTCATCCATGCCCGCACCCGTATCGGTTACGGCAATAGTGACATACTCGCCCGGGATTATCTCTTTATTAACACTGCAAAATTCCTCATCGAGATACTGCCTGTCGGTTTTTACCATAATTTTCTTTTCCGATGCCGGGTCAGTACCCTCAGCGATGGAATCACGTGAGTTGACAATGAGATTGATCAACACCTGTTCCAGTTGGGCGGGATCACCTTTGATGCCCGGCACGGGGGATATAAGGCTGGTCTCCACACGGATATCTTCGCCGATCAGCCGGAGAATCATTTTCATCAGATTTCCAATGACACTATTGATATCTACGACAACTGACTCCGAAGCCTGTTTCCTGCTGAATACCAGCAATTGCCGTATGAGTCGTGCAGCGCGTTCCCCGGCCTCGCTGATAGCAACAATGTCCTTTTTAAGTCTTTCATTTATGACAGGAGACAACCCATCAATTTTTCTCATAGCCATCTGGGCATGACCATTGATAACCGTGAGAATATTATTAAAATCATGGGCAATACCTCCGGCCAGTTTCCCGATGGAGTCCAGTTTCTGCGTCTGAATAAGCTGCATCTGGAGTTCCTTTTTTTCATTCTCGGCGCGTATGCGGCTCGTTAAATCGGTCACCACGCCGAAACTGCCGTTATATTCACCCTGTTTATCATAGATGGGGCGGGGCGATACGATAGACATGACTCGTTCACCGTTTTTTTTCGTCCATGCCACTTCGTAGGAATGGTACTCCCCTTTTCTTCTTCTCTCAAGCTGCGTCGTAATTATTGCAAGGTTTTCATCATCGAAATATCCGGTAAATATTGTCTTTTCAAGTTCTTCCGCCGTATAGCCCGTCATCTCGCACATTCTCGCATTAACATAAATAATTCTGCCGTTTTTATCAACAACGATAAGACCGTCATTCATGTTCTCGATGAGAAACCGATACTTCTCCTCGCTCTCAACGAGATTCGCCTCGATCTTGAGTCGTTCCAGTTCTATTATTCTGTGATGCCAGATGATATATATGGAGAGCAGGATGATAATCGCCAGTATCCCCGAGGTGGCCATATTAATACGCCTCGTGATATTATTTATATCCTTTTCCACATCCTCTATATAGACGCCGGTTCCCACAACCCATCCCCAGGGTTCGAACAGCCTTACGTATGAAACTTTTGGCACTATATGGAGCGGATCATCCTTCCACTGCCACCGATATTCAACATAACCGGCGTTATGTTGTCTGACCATATCTACAAATTCCACAAAGACTCTTTTCCCCATCGTATCCTTGAAGTCCCTCACATCCTTTCCCTCGAGATCGGCGCGATAGGGATGCATGATGATAACGGGACGCATGTCATTTATCCAGAAATAGTCCTTGTCCTCGGGGCCGTAACGCATCGTTCTGATGCGTTCCTTTGCCCTTTCCCGCGCCTGTGCGGGAGTCAATTCACCAGAACCTGATCTCTCATTATAATTATTGAGAAGGTTCCACACTGAATTGATGAGTTCGCGGGCCATTTCTCTTTTCGCATCCATGAGGTTGTTTTGAAAAGCGGGAATGAACACCAGGCGTATCATCACAAAAAACAAAACCACCGTCAGGAGAGCAGGGCCTGCGGAGTGAAGCCCTATGACACGCCATAAATATTTCTGTTTCTCCACCCGGCCGAAATGGCTGCCTCTCTCAACGGGAATCATGTCTATTGTCCCTCTTCCATCTTCCTGATGTCATCACGGATTTTTTCATAGGCGTCACGGTCAATGGGATAGAACCAGAGAATAGTGTTGGCCACGATAAAAAACACGGCCGTGAAGGGCCCGATGAGAAGCCGTATGCCCAGCATGGCCGAGGCTGTCTGGGGCACATCGGGCAGGTACCCGAAAGCATCGAGAATAATGCCGACAAGGAGGCCGGCCAGGGCCTGGCCCAGCTTGATGGAAAAAGTCCAGAGGCTGTAGAAGACCCCTTCCCTTCGGATTCCGGTCCGGCTGTAATCGTATTCCACCGTATCGGGGATGATGGCCCAGGGCAGAACATAGTGCGTGGAAAAACCCATGCCGGAAAAAAACATCATGACAAAAATGAATTTTATATCCAGCAGGTGCCCCAGAAAGAAGACGATGAGAACCGACAGGGCAAAAAGGCTCATGCCGGCAATGTATGTCTGCTTTTTCCCGATCCTCTCCGAGAGCTTCACCGCCAGGGGAATGAATATCATCGATGTGACGAGAAGGACTATCATGGCAACGGTCATGAGCCCTTCGCTCATAAGCACGTATTTAAAGTAGTATATGAGCGTCGCCGTCACTATGGTGATGCCGATGATATTGAAGACCCAGGGGAGCAGGATAAGCAGAAAGGGCCTGGTTTTCAGCGCTGACAGGTATGACCTGAAAATATTTTCGCCTTTTTCAAATTTGCCGTGAACCGGTTCCTTCACGGTGATCACGGGAACAAGGGCCGTGACCGTCATGATGGCGCCGTATATGCCCCCCATGATCATATAGCCGGCGGTGCGTCCCGCCGCAGCATTGATGATGGGAAGAGCCGTGCCCGCGCCGATAAGGGTGCCCACGACGGCAAACATCATGCGATATCCGTTCAGCACGGTCCTTTCGTCGAAGTCCTTGGTCAGTTCCGGTGTCATGGCATTGTAGGGAATATTGACAAAGGTGTAAAAAGTACAGACGGCCATGTAGGCCAGGGCTGCCCAGATGAAGAGCGTACTCTGTCCCTCCAGGCGGGGATTGGTGAACAGGAAAAAGAAAGACAACCCCAGGGGAACAGAGCCGGCCAGCATCCAGGGGCGCCGCCTTCCCAGGCGTGTTCTTGTCCGGTCCGAGAGGTATCCCACGGCGGGATCAGTGACGGCGTCCCATATTTTACCGATCATGAGGGCCGCTCCCGCCAGGCTAGCCGAGAGTCCCACTTCATCGGTTAGATAATTCATGAGCCAGAATGCCACGACGGTAAAAAAAAGGTTTCCTCCCAGGTCGCCGGAACCATACCCTGTTTTAACCTTAAAGGAAAGCTCCCCTTTTTTCTTATCCATGCCATTACCCCCTGCCGATTTTCAAACTTTGCTGCAATAGTAACGCAATCCTACCAATGAAAAGGGGGAAATGTCAATAGCAATACATAAAGCGCATTTTGCCTGATTCCTATTGTTCTTGACATTTTTACCTATTTTGAACGATTATACCGTACAGACGGTTTTTTATTACTTAAACCACAATATTCTTTAAAGTGATGCCAATACAGGCCTGACAGGAGTAATAACATGAAAAAAACATACTTTATAACGGGAGTAACGGGCTTCCTGGGACAGGAAATATTGTCCCTCTTAGCCAATGACAGGGAAAGTCAGATATATTGCCTCATCAGGGGGAAAAAAGAAAACACCCCCCAGGAGAGACTGCGGGATATATGCCGTGAAGCGGGTATCGATGATACGGAACGCATCCATGCCGTGGCAGGAGACCTGGGCAGGGAACGCCTGGGAATGGACGCGGATATCCACGAACAGCTGACCCGGCAAGTGACCCACATCATCCACAGCGCCGCAGATGTGCGATTCAATCAAACCCTGGAGGCTATCCGGAAGACCAATGTGGGAGGCACCGCCAATATCATCGCCTTTACCAGGGACTGCCATGACCGGTGCGCGAGTTTCTCACACCTTGCCTATGTTGGCACCTGCTTCGTGGCGGGAAAAAGAAAGGGCATAGCCGGTGAAAATGACCTCACCGACGCGTACGGGTT
This genomic interval carries:
- a CDS encoding MFS transporter — protein: MDKKKGELSFKVKTGYGSGDLGGNLFFTVVAFWLMNYLTDEVGLSASLAGAALMIGKIWDAVTDPAVGYLSDRTRTRLGRRRPWMLAGSVPLGLSFFFLFTNPRLEGQSTLFIWAALAYMAVCTFYTFVNIPYNAMTPELTKDFDERTVLNGYRMMFAVVGTLIGAGTALPIINAAAGRTAGYMIMGGIYGAIMTVTALVPVITVKEPVHGKFEKGENIFRSYLSALKTRPFLLILLPWVFNIIGITIVTATLIYYFKYVLMSEGLMTVAMIVLLVTSMIFIPLAVKLSERIGKKQTYIAGMSLFALSVLIVFFLGHLLDIKFIFVMMFFSGMGFSTHYVLPWAIIPDTVEYDYSRTGIRREGVFYSLWTFSIKLGQALAGLLVGIILDAFGYLPDVPQTASAMLGIRLLIGPFTAVFFIVANTILWFYPIDRDAYEKIRDDIRKMEEGQ